Proteins encoded within one genomic window of Pseudorasbora parva isolate DD20220531a chromosome 3, ASM2467924v1, whole genome shotgun sequence:
- the svopb gene encoding synaptic vesicle 2-related protein isoform X1, producing the protein MSVLRRSSQVAYKRWKDTDISIFSVHEEQSGNNEPRNEGVCTIPEPADLRDCKIGSSGTSETFTVEEAIEAIGFGRFQWKLSMLTGVAWMADAMEMMLLSIAAPQLRCEWRLSSWKVAFITAVVFIGMMLSSSLWGNISDKYGRKVCLILCMLWTLYYGLLSAFAPVYGWILVLRGLVGFGLGGAPQSVTLYTEFLPVKNRGTSIILLGVFWAIGAVFEVLLAMMVMPTLGWKWLLAFSTFPLVVFAASCCWLPESARFDVLRGREDKALNTLKHVAASNGSSMPSGRLIANTQTDRGRIKDLFIPEYCKTTLLIWFIWLCNAFSYYGLVLLTTELFQTGSACSVTDNSSMEPQCNLGCKYLTFHDYEDLLWTTLAEFPGVLISVWMIDRIGRRKSMALFFLAFSLCILPLYACTQRTVLTVFIFLARACITAGWQVAYVYTPEVFPTATRAIGIGTSSGMARVGALVTPFIAQVLLKTSVYLTLSVYLICCLLGAVASWALPMETTGRSLQESTQNTMEQKHVERPHGSETAEFPSNTSP; encoded by the exons ATGAGTGTGTTGAGAAGATCTTCGCAAGTGGCTTACAAACGATGGAAAGACACTGATATCAG catttttagtGTTCACGAGGAGCAGTCTGGGAATAATGAGCCTAGAAATGAAGGAGTCTGCACTATTCCTGAGCCAGCGGATTTGAGGGACTGCAAGATCGGAAGCTCTGGGACGTCAG AAACCTTCACTGTGGAGGAAGCAATTGAGGCTATTGGTTTTGGAAGGTTTCAATGGAAGCTGTCTATGTTAACGGGAGTTGCATGG ATGGCTGATGCCATGGAAATGATGCTCCTTAGTATTGCAGCTCCTCAACTGCGCTGTGAATGGAGGCTCTCAAGCTGGAAAGTGGCATTCATAACAGCC GTAGTGTTCATTGGAATGATGCTCAGCTCTTCACTTTGGGGTAACATTTCAGACAAGTATGGCCGAAAAGTG TGTTTAATACTGTGCATGCTGTGGACATTGTACTATGGGCTACTCAGTGCTTTCGCACCTGTTTACGGATGGATCTTAGTCTTGCGAGGCCTCGTGGGATTTGGCCTGGGAGGAGCCCCTCAGTC TGTGACATTATATACTGAATTCCTCCCAGTGAAAAACAGAGGGACATCCATAATCCTGTTAGGG GTGTTCTGGGCCATTGGTGCTGTGTTTGAAGTGTTACTGGCTATGATGGTCATGCCCACATTAGGCTGGAAATGGCTGCTAGCTTTCTCCACCTTTCCTCTTGTTGTCTTTGCTGCCTCCTGCTGT TGGTTACCAGAGAGTGCAAGATTTGATGTACTGAGAGGCAGAGAAGACAAGGCCCTGAACACTCTGAAACATGTAGCGGCGTCTAATGGGAGCTCTATGCCTTCAGGAAGACTTATAGCCAACACACAG ACTGATCGTGGAAGAATTAAAGATCTTTTTATTCCAGAATACTGCAAGACGACACTTCTGATCTGGTTTATCTG GTTATGTAATGCTTTTTCGTATTATGGTCTTGTGCTGCTAACCACTGAGCTGTTCCAAACAGGATCTGCGTGTAGTG TCACTGACAACTCAAGTATGGAACCTCAGTGCAATTTGGGGTGCAAATATCTGACTTTTCATGATTATGAAGACCTTCTGTGGACCACCTTAGCAGAATTCCCAG GTGTTCTGATCTCGGTGTGGATGATTGATCGAATTGGCCGAAGAAAAAgcatggcacttttttttttagcattctCCCTGTGTATCTTGCCACTGTACGCCTGCACCCAGAG GACAGTTCTTACAGTCTTTATTTTCCTTGCTCGAGCCTGCATTACTGCAGGCTGGCAGGTTGCATATGTTTATACACCTGAG GTTTTCCCCACCGCAACCAGGGCTATTGGTATTGGTACAAGCAGTGGGATGGCTCGTGTTGGAGCTCTCGTCACACCATTTATTGCTCAG GTACTTCTGAAAACATCAGTTTACCTCACTCTATCTGTGTATTTAATATGTTGCTTGCTGGGTGCAGTGGCGTCCTGGGCTTTGCCCATGGAAACAACTGGGCGGAGCTTACAGGAATCAACTCAAAACACCATGGAACAAAAACACGTGGAAAGGCCACATGGTTCCGAGACAGCCGAATTCCCCAGCAACA
- the svopb gene encoding synaptic vesicle 2-related protein isoform X2, whose translation MSVLRRSSQVAYKRWKDTDISIFSVHEEQSGNNEPRNEGVCTIPEPADLRDCKIGSSGTSETFTVEEAIEAIGFGRFQWKLSMLTGVAWMADAMEMMLLSIAAPQLRCEWRLSSWKVAFITAVVFIGMMLSSSLWGNISDKYGRKVCLILCMLWTLYYGLLSAFAPVYGWILVLRGLVGFGLGGAPQSVTLYTEFLPVKNRGTSIILLGWLPESARFDVLRGREDKALNTLKHVAASNGSSMPSGRLIANTQTDRGRIKDLFIPEYCKTTLLIWFIWLCNAFSYYGLVLLTTELFQTGSACSVTDNSSMEPQCNLGCKYLTFHDYEDLLWTTLAEFPGVLISVWMIDRIGRRKSMALFFLAFSLCILPLYACTQRTVLTVFIFLARACITAGWQVAYVYTPEVFPTATRAIGIGTSSGMARVGALVTPFIAQVLLKTSVYLTLSVYLICCLLGAVASWALPMETTGRSLQESTQNTMEQKHVERPHGSETAEFPSNTSP comes from the exons ATGAGTGTGTTGAGAAGATCTTCGCAAGTGGCTTACAAACGATGGAAAGACACTGATATCAG catttttagtGTTCACGAGGAGCAGTCTGGGAATAATGAGCCTAGAAATGAAGGAGTCTGCACTATTCCTGAGCCAGCGGATTTGAGGGACTGCAAGATCGGAAGCTCTGGGACGTCAG AAACCTTCACTGTGGAGGAAGCAATTGAGGCTATTGGTTTTGGAAGGTTTCAATGGAAGCTGTCTATGTTAACGGGAGTTGCATGG ATGGCTGATGCCATGGAAATGATGCTCCTTAGTATTGCAGCTCCTCAACTGCGCTGTGAATGGAGGCTCTCAAGCTGGAAAGTGGCATTCATAACAGCC GTAGTGTTCATTGGAATGATGCTCAGCTCTTCACTTTGGGGTAACATTTCAGACAAGTATGGCCGAAAAGTG TGTTTAATACTGTGCATGCTGTGGACATTGTACTATGGGCTACTCAGTGCTTTCGCACCTGTTTACGGATGGATCTTAGTCTTGCGAGGCCTCGTGGGATTTGGCCTGGGAGGAGCCCCTCAGTC TGTGACATTATATACTGAATTCCTCCCAGTGAAAAACAGAGGGACATCCATAATCCTGTTAGGG TGGTTACCAGAGAGTGCAAGATTTGATGTACTGAGAGGCAGAGAAGACAAGGCCCTGAACACTCTGAAACATGTAGCGGCGTCTAATGGGAGCTCTATGCCTTCAGGAAGACTTATAGCCAACACACAG ACTGATCGTGGAAGAATTAAAGATCTTTTTATTCCAGAATACTGCAAGACGACACTTCTGATCTGGTTTATCTG GTTATGTAATGCTTTTTCGTATTATGGTCTTGTGCTGCTAACCACTGAGCTGTTCCAAACAGGATCTGCGTGTAGTG TCACTGACAACTCAAGTATGGAACCTCAGTGCAATTTGGGGTGCAAATATCTGACTTTTCATGATTATGAAGACCTTCTGTGGACCACCTTAGCAGAATTCCCAG GTGTTCTGATCTCGGTGTGGATGATTGATCGAATTGGCCGAAGAAAAAgcatggcacttttttttttagcattctCCCTGTGTATCTTGCCACTGTACGCCTGCACCCAGAG GACAGTTCTTACAGTCTTTATTTTCCTTGCTCGAGCCTGCATTACTGCAGGCTGGCAGGTTGCATATGTTTATACACCTGAG GTTTTCCCCACCGCAACCAGGGCTATTGGTATTGGTACAAGCAGTGGGATGGCTCGTGTTGGAGCTCTCGTCACACCATTTATTGCTCAG GTACTTCTGAAAACATCAGTTTACCTCACTCTATCTGTGTATTTAATATGTTGCTTGCTGGGTGCAGTGGCGTCCTGGGCTTTGCCCATGGAAACAACTGGGCGGAGCTTACAGGAATCAACTCAAAACACCATGGAACAAAAACACGTGGAAAGGCCACATGGTTCCGAGACAGCCGAATTCCCCAGCAACA